In Ischnura elegans chromosome 3, ioIscEleg1.1, whole genome shotgun sequence, the sequence GAGCTTGATTTATTTTTGATAGCTGGAAAtgaatttgttttaattaataCTTAGTGAAAAAACTGAAACATATTGACGAAGTTCTtttctgttcattttaatttgattgacgaatttcatttcaatcttcgtaattcaaatgtaatttttcaatggttaattttatccgTGTAATTGTACTGCCAGAGGAAACGATATTAATCTGTTCAGCAAACATTCATTTAAAAGCTTTAATTATcgagtgaagaaaaaatatagacGTGATTTTTTAAGTGATTCATTAACTCAAATTTGTACTACTATTCAAATCcataaaaagaaacacttatGTACCACCTAAAATTAAAGCAGTAATTATAAAGCATGTTAGCAGATTCCCATTAAACGAGAAAGCTCATTAATTTGTGTAAATAAATACTTAGCTTAAAAAGTAAAACGAGGGAAAAGTTAATAAAGAAAAAGTTATATATAAGTTTAGGCTTAGACTTAGTTTATCTTTAACGTTTATTGTGAATATAAGTGAGCTTGTTAACTTGTAAACGATATATTCATTTTCcattagtaattaaaataattttaacgatgTAAGTTTTAAGTGATAGAATAGAACAGTCGTAATTGAGAATTTCGCTTTCGCTTATTCCGAGTGAAAAATTAgctaaacttcattcgctacgaTATCAACCACTCGGTGATATAACTTCAAGGTTGGTTCGGATAGGTGAGGTCAGAACTCACCCCGGAATGGGTcacaattattatgaaatattcattgcattacttcgtcaagtgatgaaataaaaatatcaggacATTTGTATTTACGTCACTTAATAATGCCATTTACCCTCATGACGCTCTTTGTCAGGGAAATACCCTCGGGGAATAATTATCCTTCCCTATTGTTTTACCTAAGTCGTGggatataaaaatagaaattaaattatcGTCTTGCTCATCTTTAATACATCTTCCAAAATATTCACAGAAACAGTTCATAGTGGCACTTCGTCTGTGGCTCTGTGAACGTCAAAAAAGGTTGGTGTGTGGTTGAGTTTTCTCTCTTTTACTTCCTCTCGAATGAAGTTCCCGTTAATGAATGCTGATTAATTTACTCCACGATCCCAACTCATGTTTCATTTTTAACAGGACTGCTGCTTGATTGCTCCCTTTCAGAGCAGCCTTGTAAATAGATTAGGGCTCCGGCACgagcattaatttttaaacgagGATATTTCTGTTTAATTCCCACCGTTAATGGCTCGTCGCGAGGGCTCATTTATTAATTTCTAGCAGCGCCGGCCATAAATCTTCCCTTCCATTATATACCCAAGACTTCTCGGTTTAGAACACCAATGGAGCTAATTCAAAACAATGTTTGCATTCGCAGAGCTCGACCTCGATTATCTGGAGGAGAGGAGTGGTGCATGGATGAAGGAGGGAGAcggagaaggggagggggaagaagaggaagaggaggaagtggaggaagagaaggaggaagaggaggacgaAGGAGATGACGAAGAGGAAGAAGAGACGGTGTCACTGCCCAATTCCCTCCCATCCCCCGACGACTACAGTCCGCCCGAAACTTCGGATCTAGTCAAGATCATCCTCCTCGGAGCCCCAGCTGTCGGGAAGACTTCCATCATTCAGGTAAAGTATTGAAAAAACGCTCAATCTTTAGTATATTCGAAAAGGCGGAAGAGAAcaggtattaaaataaaaaaaaacataacaccATTACATTGGTATTTTGACAAACCATGTACGGAAGgagactttcaaatttttaacacaaaaagAATGCGGCATAGAAGTTTGGACTCCAGGGACTCATAGATTtcaatgaatcaaaatatttgttttttcctacctttaattaaactaaaatatttatagtgAGGCTACTACCGGTTGTGACTGTTAAAGCGGTATCAGAGAGAAAACGGAGCGTGAAAATGTACCGATAACTTTTTTCTTCATGtgtaaattccactgaaaataagTTGATCTGTGTCTTAGCTTCAACTTATTCCTTTATTAAAAAACAAGTGGTGATGTAAAAAGGCTACTATTTAATTGATACAACTTATCGATCTATAATATGTAATCCTGCAAAAATAGTTCAGAAAGTAGTAGCTAGTAAAGTGAAATAGAAAGGCAATTTGATTTTGAGAAATACGACTTATTTACTTTATCAATATGTCAATAACTAGATAATTATTCTCTTATTGCAGCGGCACGTGCGCCCAATATAAAGCAATGGAGTTTTAAATTAAGCAATCGCCATTAAAACGTGAGAGTTGAGCTGGTTTCATTTTAACTGCAGTAATCAGCGAGCATAGTTTCATAATGTGTGAGTGCCTACGTGTCGAGTCCAAAAAGTCCAAAAAAGTGTGCAGATCTCAAATAAGTTTCACCACTGCTGACCACAAATTTCACCACTGCTGACTTCGCATGTAAAAATGAGCCGTCGATTTTGTGAGCGAAAGAGAatcctaaaaattgaaatatttaattacttccaGCACTGcatagagaatttaaaaaatagcctGATTGTTatgattttcatgatattttaagcTACATATATGTAGAGTTttaattgacaattaacattatGATTTGGGATGTTATCCCAATTGAGGATGCTGTCATCAGAACGATACCTATGCCCAATATAAAGCAGTAAAGATTGAAACTAAGTAATCACCATGACAACGTGAGAGATCGTTTCTAATAGGAAGGCAATGCATTTCCAGAGTTCATCGAAGCCACTAGAAAGGCTTGGAGAAAATTacaggagagaaaaaagaaatggtCGTCATGTCTACTTTAGTAATAACCTTTGCTTAGCAAGGTAAACCTCCAAAAGCGATTCGCGATCGACCGGGTCGCCCGTAAACGCTACCTCTTGAATCTGTCCCTCTGCTTTAAGAGGAGATATTTGCTCGGAGAAAGTGGAAGGTCGGATGTTATCAGGACCATACTTGAAAGGTCTTCCATCGTGGTTGATCGCGACAACTTCCTTGAATTTCCCATGGGCTGAGGGGCTTTCATATGCCTCAAAACCAATCGAAAGCTTTTCACGTCATCACTATAGACCGCAGGGATATATAGTAGATGACATCGTCATCTGTCATTTAGAATTTCACACCAGGGTGCTGAGTTGAACTATGTATCGGATGTGTTTTAGATCATAAAGTGGCATTTCCTGGGATGAAAACTTAACCTGGACGTCACTGAGCCTATTATAAATTCGTATTTTCACAAACTCAAGAAAcgttaaattagaaatttttatcaaaagttatCTATAAATCTTCTTATTATGTAATGAAATGGTCACTGCATTTGGCTCACTGTTAAATATGTGATTGTTACACAACGATAATGCCTTATTgggaataaaagaataaaactttgtaaggttcacttgtgtatttaaataggcacgacccggggttcgtaacgtagttacatcttcatgTAAACACGaagacctgaagatgtaactacgttacgcaCCCCGGGTCATGCCTATTTATAAATACGCGAGTGAacctaacaaaattttattcttttatttccaatatggagaggtttcacatagtcaagcctgaagttctcagtaagattattatttatttggatGAGCAGCTGACGAtgtaacgaaaacattttcacagAGCGGGAGTGCAAATTGTGAAAAAAAGCTAGGGATGTAATGATACATTCAGGATATATAACATATATACAAGCGAGtaagacattttaaaatttgatgtatAGAATAATAGGGTACCATAAATAAATCACGAGCTAGTGACGTTTAGCCTACGATTGAATGCTATGAACAATACCAACCTATGTCGACgtgaaacaataaatataattgtttcaCGTCGTCATAGGTTGGTAAAAGTTCTATTTAGGGAGGTTAAAGTAATTTACGATGCTTTTATATAGTATATCGTTAAATCGTTCGTGGTAAATATGCGTGACAATAAACAACATCATTGAGGAGCACCCTGAGCCATCCTACGTTGTAAATATATGCACCTTATAACGTcctaaagattaaaaaaatagatgcgGATAGTCATTTATAACGTTACTTTAAATGATAGTATTCAATTTGGAATATCTACGGTATCTCCAACTTTCAGAATGGAGTTTCTCGTTAATAATTAGATTACTTTGGGTATTTAAGGCtttatctttcataatttttaaactttattctCATGCAGGCTTAATTTTGAGCAGATGTTTTTCTGGTTACGTTTTACTTGTTCATAACCGGTTGTTCATAAATACCCTGGTATATCCATTAAATAATTCACAGTGAATGTGAGGTCAAGAAATAatatggtgaacttcatcctctTTATCCAATGGATATTATTGAGAATAGAAAAAGAAGTTCCTAGAGACATGATTGGGAATTGTCACTGTCAAAGGAACAACCTTGATGTTTCACTCAAAAAGTGTATCTACTATCTGTGGACCCAAGTAAAATTGGAGGTGTGATTGTTATAGACCGTGCAACACGCCACCCGACAGGCTGATCGCATTTAATACCCAATGGGCGCCTCTCTCAACACCTCTTTATGCGGCTATCGGGTCGACCTTCGTGAATGAGTGGGCCGGTACTCATTGACCTTTAACCCCTCCAACTGTGACTCTCCATTGCGTCACCATGAGCACGAACCTTTCATGTATACGTTGCCGTGACGCAATCTCATGTCGGGTAAAACTCTTGATTAAGTGTAATGTGGGAATCGGGCCCAGAATTAATActtatatgaataaatttatcatgaagatgatttatatttttgaatgcataCTTTATCACAATTATTATCCTGCAagatgaaacaaaaacaaaaaccaacAAGTGGgtgttttagtttttaaaattttaatacaagaaAATTGCTATTTCGGGAAAAATAGTTAGTTTTCTCCGATGAAATtctacaaacaaaatattttacgagGCATAACTTTTATCCAATGCATCGGCGCACTTCCAACCAAGAGTCGCATTTAATACGAAAATAATTAATGTCATgcattactataaaaataaaaacgatgcAATTCtcaaatttccttaaaatatccatttccttaactgtgtaaactaatttttaaacccAAATGCAAATCTCACTTATTTGAAATGGAATATAATCCAAAGGATACTTATGAAACTGAAGATAAAAATGCATAAGTTGAAACCTCCATATAAACCAGAGTTTTAGAGATGCCAAAATAATGCAAGGTAATTGCATTCTACGATGCATAAAAATAGCCTTTGTGCGACATCATGTATTATGATTATTCTAAAATTGACAATAATGAGGTTACATTCTAATCCCTAAATTGCCGACCAATGTCAGAGTTTGGAGCAGATCACTTGCGTTCAATCACGCTTGAGCGAGTAAAACCCGAGAGTGATAGTCATCACGTTAGGCGATGGCCGTGACCACGCTCCTAACGTTGACTAATTGGAGTAATAGGACCTGGCGCGGCTGCTCACTAATAGGTATTGGATGCTCCGTAATGCAACAAATGAATTTGTCGATAAAGAGAGATGCTACGCTGAACTGATTAAATGTAGTTCCACACGTGGGCACTGGTATTACCTCAAGGTTAAATAAATTCACATTAATCCTTTTTTTTAGCATAGAATTAAATCGTACATTGTTCTAAattattgtcataaaaatattatcacaaaagTACTAAACTAATTAATTGGAATAATAAATTTAGACAATAATATTTTGGCCGTTCCTTAACAAAAAATGCTTAAGGTATTCATATGCACGACTACATTTTGTGAATCAAGGCTTTGCACAACACAGTTGTATTCCACTGTATCCACTCATACCTGCATACATTTAATCTTCATCTTTGAGAAGATATATTATGTTGGTTTATTGACAAAAGAACTAAATTTTAGTTATACATTGAGAATAAATAACTCTATATTGAATTTTGacttagcttatttttttataaatgtctcTAGTATAAGTAATTGAGTGGTTTAATCATTTTCATTGTTTCTATTTCCAGCAATTCGTATGGAATGATTACTGTGAAGGGTACTACCCAACCGACCGCCGTCACACATACTACCCATCCGTGGTGATCAACGGCCGCCTCTACGACCTCAAGATATCCGACCTCCCGCCAGTGCCCTATTTCCCCGTCGACTCCCTCCTCGAGTGGACAGACTTTCGTTCCTATGGACTCCGCTCCGCCACCGCCTACGTCCTCGTGTTCGACCTCTCCAACGCCGCAGACACCTTCCGACACATCAAGTGCCTCCGGGAACAGATGGCTGGCAGCCGGGACATGCGCAACGTCCCAGTCGTGGTCGTCGGAAACAAGCACGACCGACTCCACGAGAAGGTCGTCAACGCGGCCAACAACCACGCTCCCGGGCCCTTCTTTGGAGTGTCTTGCCCCGCGATGCAGCAATCTTCGAGCACGGCGAACGTAACTTGCGCACAGTCATCCCACGGAGTTCTGGACGACCCCGTGCCCACTCACGACTGCTCGGTCCTTTTGCGGCAGAGACACCAGCAACTGGTGATGCAGCAGAATGCCCTAGCCATGGCGGAAACCCGCGAAAGAAGGGAGATAGCTAACGTGGTGAGGAAGCATTGGAAGTGGAAGTACGTGGAGTGCAGCGCCAAGTAC encodes:
- the LOC124156085 gene encoding uncharacterized protein LOC124156085 — encoded protein: MELDLDYLEERSGAWMKEGDGEGEGEEEEEEEVEEEKEEEEDEGDDEEEEETVSLPNSLPSPDDYSPPETSDLVKIILLGAPAVGKTSIIQQFVWNDYCEGYYPTDRRHTYYPSVVINGRLYDLKISDLPPVPYFPVDSLLEWTDFRSYGLRSATAYVLVFDLSNAADTFRHIKCLREQMAGSRDMRNVPVVVVGNKHDRLHEKVVNAANNHAPGPFFGVSCPAMQQSSSTANVTCAQSSHGVLDDPVPTHDCSVLLRQRHQQLVMQQNALAMAETRERREIANVVRKHWKWKYVECSAKYNWRVVEVFKELMRTVDFADVVAGSAKGGLGGDLGGCERNVPKVHLLTDREVMTGFNLHCHQRTPAVSDKFQEGLNKNRCDVL